DNA sequence from the Candidatus Binatia bacterium genome:
GGAGGCTTGGCTAACGATTGCCGTCACGGTCTTTGTGATCGTGGCGCTGGCGCGCGCGTGGGCCGGTTCGGACCTCGTCGTGATGGCGGGCGTTACCGGCCTGACGGCGATAGGGATGCTCGCCGGCTCCGAAAAATTACCCGATGCAGCGGATGCCTTTGCCGGCTTCGGTAACCCCGGACTGCTGACCGTGGCCGCTCTCTACATTGTCGTGGAGGGCCTGGTGCGCACCCAGGCAATGGCGATGATAACCGAGCCTTTGCTCGGTTCTCCGAGGACGGTGTTGACGGCGCAGGCGCGTTTAATGCTCCCCGTTATGGGGCTGAGCGCGTTCCTCAACAACACGCCGGTGGTGGCGATGTTCCTGCCCGTGGTGGAGGACATTTGCAAGAAAGCGCGCATCAGTCCGTCGAAGCTCTTTTTGCCCCTCAGCTACGCGGCGATCTTTGGCGGCGTCTGCACGCTGATCGGCACCAGTACGAACCTGGTGGTCAACGGCCTGTTGATCGCCCATCGAGATACACAGGCCCTGGGCATGTTCGACATCACGCCGGTGGGGCTGGCGTGTGCCGTTGCCGGTACGGCCTACCTCTTGGTGTTGGGCCGCTGGTTGCTCCCGGACCGCAAGCCACCGATCAGTTTGAGCGACGATCCGAAGCAGTACACCGTCGAGATGCTTGTCCAGGGCGGCGGACCGCTGGTTGGCCGCACGGTGGAGGCCGCGGGTCTGCGCCACCTGCCCGGCTTGTACCTGGCCGAGATCGAGCGCGACGGCGAGGTGCTGCCCGCCGTCGGTCCCGAGGAGCGCCTGCGCGCCGGCGACCGGTTGGTCTTCGTCGGCATCCTCGACTCGGTGCTCGACCTGCAAAAGACGCGAGGGTTGCAGATCGCCACCAACCAGGTCTTCCGCCTTCAGGGCAGCACCGTGGAGCGCACCCTGGTCGAGGCGGTGGTTTCCGACCGCTGCCCGCTGGTTGGTCACAGCGTTCGTGAAGGGCGCTTTCGCTCCGTGTACAACGCCGCCGTGATCGCGGTCGCGCGCAGCGGCCGGCGCGTGCACGCCAAGATCGGCGACATCGTGCTGCGGCCGGGCGACACGCTACTGCTCGAAACCCACCGCGACTTCGCGGCCCAGCACCGCAACTCCCGCGACTTCTTTCTGGTGAGCGGAGTCGCCGGCGCCACGCCCCTGCGCCGCGAGCGCGCCTGGATGGCCCTGGCAATCCTCGTGGCGATGGTCGCCAGCGTGACCGCCGGTTGGCTCGATATGCTCGTGGCATCGTTGGTGGCCGCCGGGGCGATGATTGTGGCCCGCTGCTGCACCGGACCGGAGGCGCGTCAGAGCCTCGACATCTCCGTTCTGGTCGTGATCGGCGCATCTTTCGGTATCGGCAAGGCCCTCGATGTCAGCGGTGCTGCACCCAGCATTGCGTCTTCCATCGTCTCGCTGGCCGGCGGCGATCCCTGGCTGGTCCTCCTCGCGGTCTATCTCGTGACCACGGTGTTCACCGAACTCATCACCAACAATGCCGCCGCCGTGCTGGTCTTCCCGATCGCTCTTTCCTCCGCCGAATCGCTCGGCGTGAGCTTCATGCCGTTCGTGATTGCGGTCATGATTGGCGCGTCGGCGTCGTTCTCGACGCCGCTCGGGTACCAGACCAATCTCATGGTTTACGGCCCCGGCGGCTACCGCTTCACCGATTATCTGCGCGTCGGAATACCACTGAACCTCGTCTTTATGGTCGTGACAGTCCTTTTGGCGCCGATGTTGTTTCCCTTCTGAACGACACCCGGGTGCGGGCTGCCGCCCGCAACCTGAGCCGACCCGGCTGAATCCGCCAGCCCTGCGAAACCTGTCCCGGCGATAACCGGGAGCCGGGGTCCAGCTTCTATTCGGCGCGCCGCGGCGGGAGTCGGGGTCGGAGTCGCTATCGGGATCGAGGGCAAACATGAGCTTCACGCCGCGCTCTGCGTCGGGCCCCTATGGCCGGCGGCACGATCGCCTTTGGCACGTCGCATAGGAGCTGCCCTGCGGCCTCAAATCCCGATAAGGTCCGGTGGTTCCAGAAATTAGTAAGGATTCCACGTCCGTTGTCCGAATAAGTATTGACTCCCGAATGGGCAGTCGGTTATTCATTCGGTCCACCAGTGGATTGGCCTAATGAAATTCGGAAATGCCGATTTGGACCTCGACCAGACCGACCTGCACATTCTCTCCATCTTGCAGGAGAACTGTAAGCTGCCGCTGGCGCGGATTGGGGAGAAGGTTGGCCTGTCGGCGCCGGCGATCATCGAACGGATCAAGAAGTTGGAGGACGGTGGCTTCATTGCGGGTTACCGGGCGATTATCGACGCGCGCCGTCTGGGCCATGACGTGACCGCTTTCATCGGGGTAGCCGTCGGCCATCCGCGCCAGATCGAGGATTTCGAAGAACGCATCGCCGGGCTCGAAGGCGTGCTCGAATCGCATCACGTTACCGGGCAGCACACCATGTTGCTCAAGGTGAAGACTCCGAACACATCCACCCTCGAAGAGCTGATCAGCGCGATTCGCTCGATCGACGGCGTCGCGCGTACCGAGACCATGGTGGTGTTATCGACGCACGCCGAACGGACCCAGATCCCGATCCGGTTCGACGCCAACCAATCCGGCAAGCGGCCGCGCAAGAGCGGCGACCACCGGGCCCCATCCCCATCGAAGGAGTGCGAGGCATGACAGCGATGCGGAAGCTGACCCGTCAGGGACTGTACGACCCCGTCTTCGAGCACGATGCCTGCGGCGTTGGCTTCGTGGCCAACATCGCGGGCGTCAAGTCTCACGCGATTGTCGAGCGTGGCCTGCGCGTCTTGCAGAACCTCACCCACCGCGGCGCGTGCGGTTGCGATCCGCAGACCGGCGACGGCGCCGGCATCCTCATTCAGGTTCCCGACGCCTTCCTGCGTAAGGAGTGCCGGGCGCTGAAGATGGACCTGCCCGACGCGGGTGGGTACGGCGTGGGCATGGTGTTCCTGCCGCGCGACGTCACCGAGCGCAACGTGTGCAAGCGGCTCTTCGAGCAGATCGTTCACGAGGAAGGCCAGCGTTTCCTCGGGTGGCGCACGGTGCCGACCGACCCGAACGCTTGTGGAGAACTGGCGCGGCGTCTGATGCCCGAAATCCGTCAGATCTTCATTGCTCCCGGCACCGGCGTTACCGATCCGGAGGCGTTCGAACGCAAGCTCTTCGTCATCCGCCGCTCGGTCG
Encoded proteins:
- a CDS encoding SLC13 family permease encodes the protein MAWEAWLTIAVTVFVIVALARAWAGSDLVVMAGVTGLTAIGMLAGSEKLPDAADAFAGFGNPGLLTVAALYIVVEGLVRTQAMAMITEPLLGSPRTVLTAQARLMLPVMGLSAFLNNTPVVAMFLPVVEDICKKARISPSKLFLPLSYAAIFGGVCTLIGTSTNLVVNGLLIAHRDTQALGMFDITPVGLACAVAGTAYLLVLGRWLLPDRKPPISLSDDPKQYTVEMLVQGGGPLVGRTVEAAGLRHLPGLYLAEIERDGEVLPAVGPEERLRAGDRLVFVGILDSVLDLQKTRGLQIATNQVFRLQGSTVERTLVEAVVSDRCPLVGHSVREGRFRSVYNAAVIAVARSGRRVHAKIGDIVLRPGDTLLLETHRDFAAQHRNSRDFFLVSGVAGATPLRRERAWMALAILVAMVASVTAGWLDMLVASLVAAGAMIVARCCTGPEARQSLDISVLVVIGASFGIGKALDVSGAAPSIASSIVSLAGGDPWLVLLAVYLVTTVFTELITNNAAAVLVFPIALSSAESLGVSFMPFVIAVMIGASASFSTPLGYQTNLMVYGPGGYRFTDYLRVGIPLNLVFMVVTVLLAPMLFPF
- a CDS encoding Lrp/AsnC family transcriptional regulator, whose product is MKFGNADLDLDQTDLHILSILQENCKLPLARIGEKVGLSAPAIIERIKKLEDGGFIAGYRAIIDARRLGHDVTAFIGVAVGHPRQIEDFEERIAGLEGVLESHHVTGQHTMLLKVKTPNTSTLEELISAIRSIDGVARTETMVVLSTHAERTQIPIRFDANQSGKRPRKSGDHRAPSPSKECEA